Proteins found in one Paucidesulfovibrio longus DSM 6739 genomic segment:
- a CDS encoding DinB family protein, with product MQEIKELLAGLRGAPTVLAKLVEGISAERLHAWRGKGFWTIAQHVAHLAEVQPMLMERLERMIREDCPKFVPFFPDEDTQAAPKPELVVADALDIFRRERSRQLALLDGLDDAAWGREAEHPEYERYGLRILVRHMLMHEYWHMYRIEELWLTKDEYLTQLEG from the coding sequence ATGCAGGAGATCAAGGAGTTGCTTGCAGGCCTTCGCGGCGCCCCCACGGTACTGGCGAAACTTGTCGAGGGCATTTCGGCGGAACGGCTTCACGCCTGGCGCGGCAAAGGCTTCTGGACCATCGCCCAGCATGTGGCGCACCTGGCCGAAGTGCAGCCCATGCTCATGGAGCGGCTCGAACGCATGATCAGGGAAGACTGCCCCAAATTCGTGCCGTTCTTTCCGGATGAAGACACGCAGGCGGCACCAAAACCGGAACTGGTTGTCGCCGACGCCCTCGACATCTTCCGGCGCGAACGAAGCCGCCAGCTTGCCCTGCTGGACGGGCTGGACGATGCCGCGTGGGGCAGAGAGGCCGAACACCCCGAATACGAGCGCTACGGCCTACGCATTCTCGTGCGACACATGCTCATGCACGAATACTGGCACATGTACCGCATCGAGGAACTCTGGCTGACCAAGGACGAATATCTCACCCAGCTGGAAGGCTGA
- a CDS encoding OmpA/MotB family protein — protein MQRDFEQYFRNDPLGAMTPGDGDGPAGHWSVPWADLMMVMFVLFVVLYIFAVRHKDVVVLFSQRTAPGEARGQVDRLDGLITRIAGRNGNEGMPVEERREVYYKSTANGVSVVREEQQVRVTLRGGLFFKSGGTELQVDAKEYLSDVAEIIRLTQGGVEVIGYADAKEADGVQGFKLTAERASNVARWFIEEGGIAPSRFSVAGRGGYVPELPSISPGHEDANRRVEIIIHTGS, from the coding sequence ATGCAGCGCGATTTCGAGCAATACTTCCGGAACGATCCTCTCGGCGCGATGACGCCAGGAGACGGGGATGGTCCTGCGGGGCACTGGTCCGTGCCCTGGGCGGATTTGATGATGGTCATGTTCGTGCTCTTCGTGGTGCTCTACATTTTTGCCGTTCGCCATAAGGATGTGGTCGTGCTGTTCAGCCAGCGCACGGCCCCGGGCGAAGCGCGCGGCCAGGTGGATCGCCTGGACGGGCTGATCACCCGCATTGCCGGACGGAACGGGAATGAAGGCATGCCTGTGGAGGAGCGGCGCGAGGTCTATTACAAGTCCACGGCCAACGGCGTGTCCGTCGTCCGCGAGGAGCAGCAGGTGCGCGTGACGCTTCGCGGTGGGCTGTTTTTCAAGAGCGGCGGCACGGAATTGCAGGTCGATGCGAAAGAATACCTTTCGGATGTGGCCGAGATCATCCGTCTGACGCAGGGCGGGGTCGAAGTGATCGGGTATGCCGACGCCAAGGAGGCGGACGGGGTTCAAGGCTTCAAGCTCACGGCGGAGCGCGCGTCCAACGTGGCTCGCTGGTTCATAGAAGAGGGCGGAATCGCGCCGAGCCGATTCTCCGTAGCCGGTCGCGGCGGGTACGTTCCCGAACTGCCGTCCATTTCCCCAGGGCATGAGGATGCCAACCGGCGCGTCGAGATCATCATTCATACCGGGAGTTAG
- the pal gene encoding peptidoglycan-associated lipoprotein Pal yields the protein MSSKRMLMMVLVLSVTAALLVGCAKKRTETMPPGATKVEVVEEPVDWGSQQSSSTLTEEELRAQKKAQAVHDLTTMIFFAFDSNELTPESRQVLQAKADVLKQYTDLTMVVEGYCDERGTVEYNLALGERRARAAYDYLVILGVAPDRLSIVSFGEENPLESGQSEQAWAKNRRDQFRVFQ from the coding sequence ATGAGCAGCAAGCGTATGTTGATGATGGTTCTTGTGTTGAGCGTTACCGCAGCCCTCCTTGTCGGCTGCGCGAAGAAACGCACGGAGACCATGCCTCCGGGAGCGACCAAGGTCGAAGTCGTGGAAGAGCCCGTGGATTGGGGCAGCCAACAGTCCTCCTCTACCCTGACCGAGGAAGAGCTGCGTGCGCAGAAAAAGGCTCAGGCTGTCCATGACCTGACCACCATGATCTTCTTCGCCTTCGACTCGAACGAGCTGACCCCGGAGAGCCGTCAGGTGCTCCAGGCCAAGGCGGACGTTCTCAAGCAGTACACCGACTTGACCATGGTTGTTGAGGGGTATTGCGACGAGCGCGGTACCGTGGAATACAACCTCGCCCTGGGCGAGCGTCGCGCTCGCGCCGCTTACGACTATCTCGTTATACTGGGCGTTGCCCCGGATCGGCTCTCCATCGTCAGCTTCGGCGAGGAGAACCCGCTGGAATCCGGTCAGAGCGAGCAGGCCTGGGCCAAGAACCGCCGCGACCAGTTCCGTGTTTTCCAATAG
- a CDS encoding TPM domain-containing protein: MTTIAQSFLTDTDREQIVAAVQRAERITSGEIVPLVAGSSADYHAAEFNGALALGLSLSIVAAWLLEKQDMWTFLLIFCAAYAASFLAVRLLPGLKRLFIPNAVKNDEVTKAAMTAFHTHGLHRTRDLTGVLIYVSVFERRVHVLADKGINDKVDPSTWDEVVNIVTSGIRSGMQGAALAEAVTRCGELLASHFPVRSDDCDELPNLIVEGDDI; encoded by the coding sequence ATGACGACAATTGCACAATCATTCTTGACGGATACCGACCGCGAACAGATCGTTGCGGCTGTCCAGCGCGCGGAACGCATCACCTCGGGCGAAATCGTGCCCCTGGTCGCGGGAAGCAGCGCCGACTATCACGCCGCGGAATTCAACGGCGCTCTCGCCCTTGGCCTCTCGTTGTCCATCGTCGCAGCCTGGCTGCTCGAAAAGCAGGACATGTGGACCTTCCTGCTGATCTTCTGCGCCGCCTATGCCGCCAGCTTCCTGGCCGTGCGGCTGCTGCCGGGACTGAAGCGGCTGTTCATCCCGAACGCGGTCAAGAACGACGAAGTGACCAAGGCGGCCATGACCGCCTTCCACACGCACGGGCTGCACCGCACCCGCGACCTGACCGGAGTGCTGATCTACGTCTCGGTCTTCGAGCGCCGGGTGCACGTTCTGGCGGACAAGGGCATCAACGACAAAGTCGACCCAAGCACCTGGGACGAGGTCGTCAACATCGTCACCAGCGGCATCCGCAGCGGCATGCAGGGAGCGGCCTTGGCCGAGGCGGTCACGCGCTGCGGCGAACTTCTGGCCTCCCACTTCCCGGTCCGGTCGGACGATTGCGACGAACTGCCCAACCTGATCGTGGAAGGCGACGACATCTGA
- a CDS encoding LemA family protein produces MKRKITLLLLCLACLPLFTGCGYNTMQQNEEEVFAAWGNLEAALQRRADLIPNLVETVKGYAGHEKETLQAVIEARAKATSVQISPQALADPKALANFQAAQGELSSALARLMVVVERYPDLKANQNFLALQHQLEGTENRINVARQRYNEAVKTFNFSIRKFPNSLTNSVLLNLERKEFFAADEAARQAPKVDFGTKE; encoded by the coding sequence ATGAAAAGAAAAATCACCCTGCTTCTGCTTTGTCTGGCCTGTCTGCCGCTCTTCACCGGATGCGGATACAATACCATGCAACAGAACGAAGAAGAAGTCTTTGCCGCCTGGGGCAATCTGGAAGCCGCGCTCCAGCGCCGCGCCGACCTGATCCCCAACCTCGTGGAAACGGTCAAGGGCTACGCCGGACACGAGAAAGAAACCTTGCAGGCCGTCATTGAGGCGCGTGCAAAGGCCACCTCCGTGCAGATCTCTCCCCAGGCCCTGGCCGACCCCAAAGCCCTGGCCAACTTCCAGGCCGCCCAGGGTGAACTGAGCTCCGCGCTGGCCCGGCTGATGGTCGTTGTTGAGCGTTATCCCGACCTCAAGGCGAACCAGAACTTCCTGGCCCTGCAACACCAGCTCGAAGGCACGGAAAACCGCATCAACGTCGCCCGCCAGCGCTACAACGAAGCGGTCAAGACCTTCAACTTCTCGATCCGCAAGTTCCCCAACAGCCTGACGAACTCCGTGCTGCTCAACCTGGAGCGCAAGGAATTTTTCGCTGCCGACGAAGCCGCGCGCCAGGCCCCGAAGGTGGACTTCGGAACCAAGGAATAA
- a CDS encoding motility protein A — MNRRNLIGVALAGAAFASSFWLMGGVAAYWNFAALVVVVSGLAAALLLSYPFPEVRRAAGVAREAYATPLVTPGEIVATLLDLSVRSKVDGVLSLEQMREKTTSAFLRNGLMFLVDNYKEREIRDFMTTEMSFFSLRRQQSERIFRNMARTAPAFGVAGSVIGLIGLLLGINDTAVILESIPVAFLSTLYGVVIGNLMLAPVAENIHFRTGAELLNQKLIMEGVVAISREQNPYKLEKKLCSFLCPEERAGHAEALRGLTKRYLIRKREQEREGVVPKGLEIRDEPVAKVS, encoded by the coding sequence ATGAACAGGCGAAATCTTATCGGCGTAGCCCTCGCGGGCGCGGCCTTCGCGTCAAGTTTCTGGCTCATGGGCGGCGTGGCCGCATATTGGAACTTCGCCGCGTTGGTGGTGGTCGTTTCCGGGTTGGCCGCAGCTCTCTTGCTCAGCTATCCCTTTCCCGAAGTGCGCCGGGCCGCCGGAGTAGCCCGCGAAGCCTACGCGACTCCGCTCGTCACGCCTGGGGAAATCGTGGCCACCCTGCTCGATCTCTCGGTGCGCAGCAAGGTTGACGGCGTGCTCTCTCTGGAGCAGATGCGCGAGAAGACCACCAGCGCCTTTCTGCGCAACGGGCTGATGTTTCTCGTGGATAATTACAAGGAGCGCGAGATACGAGACTTCATGACCACGGAGATGTCGTTTTTCAGTCTGCGCCGTCAGCAGAGCGAACGGATCTTCCGCAATATGGCCCGAACCGCTCCGGCATTCGGCGTGGCGGGAAGCGTCATCGGTCTCATCGGCCTGCTCCTGGGCATCAACGACACCGCAGTGATCCTGGAATCCATTCCCGTGGCCTTTCTCTCGACCCTGTACGGAGTGGTCATAGGCAATCTCATGCTCGCCCCGGTTGCAGAGAACATCCATTTCCGCACAGGAGCAGAGCTGCTCAATCAAAAGCTGATCATGGAAGGGGTCGTGGCCATCAGCCGCGAACAAAATCCCTACAAGCTGGAAAAAAAGCTCTGCTCTTTCCTTTGTCCGGAAGAGAGAGCCGGGCATGCCGAAGCGCTGCGCGGCCTGACGAAGCGCTACCTGATCCGCAAGCGGGAGCAGGAGCGCGAGGGCGTCGTCCCCAAGGGGTTGGAGATCCGGGATGAGCCGGTCGCCAAGGTTTCATGA
- a CDS encoding phosphatidylglycerophosphatase A family protein has protein sequence MTASKNSFALHLATLGPIGNIPFAPGTWGSAAAVLLAPFCFVPLPLWARLLVLLAVFAVGTWAASRAETALGQTDPGCVVIDEVLGQWTALLPATIPTIIRYPRLWEYALAFALFRFFDILKPFPIRQVERKLPGGLGVMADDLVAGIFAALGLWLIPLGLKLIGLPLP, from the coding sequence ATGACCGCTTCGAAAAACAGCTTCGCCCTGCATCTGGCCACGCTCGGCCCCATCGGCAACATTCCCTTCGCCCCCGGCACCTGGGGCTCGGCAGCCGCGGTGCTGCTGGCTCCCTTCTGTTTCGTGCCGCTGCCGCTTTGGGCCCGGCTTCTCGTGCTCCTGGCGGTCTTCGCGGTGGGCACCTGGGCTGCGAGCCGTGCCGAAACCGCCCTGGGGCAGACGGATCCCGGCTGCGTGGTCATCGACGAGGTGCTCGGCCAGTGGACAGCGCTGCTGCCCGCCACGATCCCGACCATCATCCGTTATCCCCGGCTGTGGGAATACGCCCTGGCCTTTGCGCTTTTCCGTTTTTTCGACATCCTCAAGCCTTTCCCCATCCGCCAGGTGGAGCGCAAGCTTCCCGGCGGCCTGGGCGTCATGGCCGACGACCTCGTCGCAGGCATCTTCGCCGCCCTGGGACTTTGGCTGATTCCTCTCGGCCTGAAGCTGATCGGCCTGCCCTTGCCCTGA
- a CDS encoding protein tolB: protein MLFPLVCLLVLSCLAGTIPAFAQTGGVSVDIFGPGQRKLSLVILPPRDLKGGLPPNLAAEFEKYVRQDLDFLPFLQTTPVSELLGGDPSKGVRIEEIDLRPLRLAKVDLIVTMGWEGNSVQARVYDTLSGRRLVGKAYPGLDAQKTPLAADAFCAEFMRALTGRSGFFNSDLAFVRKVPGGREIFTVSPQGRNLKQATKTGGINLSPEWDKEGRRIIFTHVGEKSHSLGVLTRATGKVTMRTFPGFTVISPAFLPDGDVAVTLAIKGQPDIYRLSKSFKIMEPLADSRSIEVSPSFDSKGLRMAFVSDSRGNPHIFVKEMSTGEVKRVTYEGKYNTSPCLSPDGRYIAFSRQLPGGHKIFVHDLITGQEKQITFGPGSDEEPAFGPDGYFIAFSSNRGGQYQIYLTTRHGDEPKLVPTGAGEATAPSWDTSRIKY, encoded by the coding sequence ATGCTGTTCCCTCTTGTCTGCCTGCTGGTCTTGTCCTGTCTTGCGGGGACGATTCCCGCCTTTGCCCAGACCGGCGGGGTCAGCGTGGATATTTTCGGCCCTGGCCAGCGCAAGCTGAGCCTCGTCATTCTTCCCCCGCGCGACCTCAAGGGCGGCCTGCCGCCGAACCTGGCCGCCGAGTTCGAGAAATACGTGCGCCAGGATCTCGATTTTCTGCCGTTCCTGCAAACCACGCCCGTGAGCGAGCTGCTCGGCGGCGATCCGAGCAAGGGGGTTCGCATCGAGGAGATCGACCTTCGCCCGCTGCGCCTGGCCAAGGTGGACTTGATCGTGACCATGGGCTGGGAAGGCAACAGCGTGCAGGCGCGCGTCTATGACACGCTCAGCGGGCGCAGGCTCGTTGGCAAGGCGTATCCCGGCCTGGACGCGCAGAAAACCCCGCTGGCCGCGGACGCCTTTTGCGCCGAATTCATGCGCGCGCTCACCGGGCGCAGCGGATTCTTCAACTCCGACCTGGCCTTCGTGCGCAAGGTTCCCGGCGGGCGCGAGATATTCACGGTCAGCCCCCAGGGGCGCAATCTCAAGCAGGCGACCAAGACGGGCGGCATCAACCTGAGTCCGGAATGGGACAAGGAAGGCCGCAGGATCATCTTCACCCACGTCGGCGAGAAATCGCACAGCCTCGGCGTGCTCACCCGCGCCACGGGCAAGGTCACCATGCGCACCTTCCCCGGCTTCACCGTCATCAGTCCCGCTTTCCTTCCGGACGGGGACGTGGCGGTGACCCTGGCCATCAAGGGACAGCCCGACATCTATCGTCTTTCCAAGTCGTTCAAGATCATGGAACCTCTGGCGGACAGCCGCTCCATCGAAGTCTCGCCGAGTTTCGACAGCAAGGGCCTGCGCATGGCGTTCGTTTCGGACAGCCGCGGAAATCCGCACATCTTCGTCAAGGAGATGAGCACCGGGGAAGTCAAGCGGGTGACCTACGAGGGCAAATACAACACGAGTCCCTGCCTCAGTCCGGACGGCCGCTACATCGCCTTTTCCAGGCAGTTGCCGGGCGGGCACAAGATTTTCGTGCACGACCTGATCACCGGACAGGAAAAGCAGATCACCTTCGGCCCCGGCAGCGACGAAGAACCCGCTTTCGGACCGGACGGTTATTTCATCGCATTCTCTTCCAACAGGGGAGGGCAATACCAGATTTACTTGACCACCCGGCATGGGGACGAACCGAAGCTCGTGCCCACCGGAGCAGGCGAGGCAACGGCTCCCTCCTGGGACACCTCGCGAATCAAGTATTAA
- a CDS encoding dienelactone hydrolase family protein, with amino-acid sequence MNTLLATEIYGLNEHVEAMARLLAACGGKVAVVDPYCGARPGPMTEQDAYARFLRDCGPERYAELVAARAEEWGGEPFCAVGFSAGAAAVWALACGTGPLPAHAFCFYGSGIRHMTERAPRCPVDAVIPCREPHFDVAALGRALAAHSNVTCHATPWLHGFMNPLSPNLAPDGYALWLARLEAELRAFSLPAG; translated from the coding sequence ATGAACACGTTGCTGGCAACGGAAATCTACGGACTCAACGAGCATGTGGAGGCGATGGCCCGGCTGCTTGCCGCTTGCGGCGGCAAGGTGGCCGTAGTCGATCCCTACTGCGGCGCTCGGCCTGGGCCCATGACCGAACAGGACGCTTATGCCCGCTTTCTGCGCGACTGCGGGCCGGAGCGGTATGCGGAGCTCGTTGCCGCCCGGGCGGAAGAATGGGGCGGGGAGCCGTTCTGCGCCGTCGGCTTCAGCGCCGGAGCCGCCGCGGTCTGGGCCCTTGCCTGCGGCACGGGACCATTGCCCGCCCACGCGTTTTGTTTCTACGGTTCGGGCATTCGCCACATGACGGAACGTGCGCCGCGTTGCCCCGTGGATGCCGTCATCCCGTGCCGGGAGCCGCATTTCGACGTGGCCGCCTTGGGACGCGCCCTTGCGGCACATTCGAACGTGACCTGTCATGCGACTCCCTGGCTGCACGGCTTCATGAACCCGCTTTCTCCGAATCTCGCTCCGGACGGCTATGCCTTGTGGCTTGCCCGGCTCGAAGCGGAGCTTCGCGCGTTCAGCCTTCCAGCTGGGTGA
- the tolR gene encoding protein TolR has product MGMLSGGDKDGLLAEINVTPFVDVMLVLLIIFMVTAPMLTQGVQVELPQTKAVQNLPQDKDHLVLSVDAQGHIFLDDYEVQLDQLEDMLVKHVVEQKKELYLRADKAVNYGLVVEVMGEAKAAGIETLGVVAEQPKKRDKDKKAN; this is encoded by the coding sequence ATGGGCATGCTCTCCGGCGGCGACAAGGACGGCCTGCTTGCGGAAATCAACGTCACGCCCTTTGTGGACGTGATGCTCGTGCTCCTGATTATTTTCATGGTCACCGCGCCCATGCTCACGCAGGGCGTGCAGGTGGAGCTGCCGCAGACAAAGGCCGTTCAGAACCTGCCCCAGGACAAGGACCATCTGGTGCTCAGCGTGGACGCGCAAGGGCATATTTTTCTCGACGATTACGAGGTCCAGCTCGATCAGTTGGAGGACATGCTCGTGAAGCATGTCGTCGAGCAGAAAAAAGAGCTGTATCTGCGGGCGGACAAGGCCGTGAATTACGGTCTGGTGGTTGAGGTCATGGGCGAGGCCAAGGCCGCGGGCATCGAGACCCTCGGCGTGGTGGCGGAGCAGCCCAAGAAACGCGACAAGGACAAGAAAGCCAACTAA
- a CDS encoding Maf family protein: MKTHPAPISTNPIYATRTPIVLASGSPRRRDFLASLGLEFRVVPSLAEEPNPTPGDSPESYAQRMAEMKGREVAERHPDCVVIAADTVVALEGILLGKPDNDEDALRMLQLLTGRTHQVVTGCCLLLPGGESAVFHACTDVRMRAASHEELAAYVATGEPADKAGAYAIQGIGAFLVEHVHGSYTNVVGLPLARVLEVLLKWGIIVPQQG, translated from the coding sequence ATGAAAACGCACCCCGCTCCCATTTCAACGAACCCCATCTACGCCACGCGAACCCCCATCGTCCTCGCTTCCGGCTCGCCCAGAAGACGCGACTTCCTGGCATCCCTCGGCCTTGAATTCCGCGTTGTGCCCAGCCTGGCCGAAGAACCGAACCCCACCCCCGGGGACAGCCCCGAAAGCTACGCGCAGCGCATGGCCGAAATGAAAGGGCGAGAAGTCGCGGAACGCCACCCCGACTGCGTGGTCATCGCCGCTGACACCGTGGTTGCGCTGGAGGGCATTCTCCTGGGCAAGCCGGACAACGACGAGGATGCCCTGCGCATGCTGCAACTCCTCACCGGTCGGACGCATCAGGTGGTCACGGGGTGCTGTCTGCTGCTCCCAGGAGGCGAAAGCGCCGTTTTCCATGCCTGCACCGACGTCCGGATGCGCGCGGCTTCGCATGAAGAATTGGCGGCCTACGTGGCGACGGGCGAACCCGCGGACAAGGCCGGAGCCTACGCCATCCAGGGCATCGGAGCCTTCCTCGTGGAGCATGTCCACGGCTCCTACACCAACGTCGTGGGCCTCCCGCTGGCGAGGGTGCTGGAAGTGTTGCTGAAGTGGGGAATCATCGTTCCGCAGCAAGGCTGA
- a CDS encoding TPM domain-containing protein, whose product MPRFIARFQSRLRAFVCLALLSAVLAPVPARALDVPPLQGRINDYGNMISPQVEKMLDEALADVEKTDSTQIAVLTIPSLEGDNLEDFSIRVAEAWKIGQGKTDNGAILLVSRDDRKLRIEVGYGLEGNLTDVLSGAIIDNVITPRFKQGDFDGGFVAGVVAMIQAVRGEYTAPAKKKDEMPGFMLLLLMLSIPAFIIFMNAMGSRVGRKSSSIARGSLPPFIFWGGGGFGSGGGGFGGGGGFGGGGGGFGGGGASGGW is encoded by the coding sequence ATGCCCCGCTTCATTGCACGCTTCCAGTCCCGGCTGCGGGCTTTTGTCTGCCTCGCCTTGCTGTCCGCCGTCCTGGCGCCTGTTCCGGCACGCGCCCTGGACGTTCCGCCGCTACAGGGGAGAATCAACGACTATGGGAACATGATCTCCCCGCAGGTGGAAAAGATGCTCGACGAGGCGCTGGCCGACGTGGAGAAAACCGACTCCACCCAGATCGCCGTCCTGACGATTCCCTCCCTGGAAGGAGACAACCTCGAAGACTTCTCCATCCGAGTTGCCGAAGCCTGGAAGATCGGCCAGGGCAAAACAGACAACGGCGCCATCCTGCTGGTTTCCAGGGACGACCGCAAACTGCGCATCGAGGTCGGATATGGCCTGGAAGGCAACCTCACGGATGTTCTTTCCGGTGCGATCATCGACAACGTGATCACCCCGCGCTTCAAGCAGGGCGACTTCGACGGCGGTTTTGTGGCCGGGGTCGTGGCCATGATCCAGGCTGTCCGGGGCGAATACACCGCGCCTGCGAAAAAGAAAGACGAAATGCCCGGATTCATGCTGCTTCTGCTGATGCTGAGCATCCCTGCCTTCATCATCTTCATGAACGCCATGGGGTCGCGTGTGGGCCGCAAGTCCAGCTCGATCGCTCGCGGCTCGCTCCCGCCCTTCATCTTCTGGGGCGGTGGCGGTTTTGGCAGCGGTGGCGGCGGCTTCGGAGGCGGTGGCGGCTTCGGCGGCGGTGGCGGCGGATTCGGCGGCGGCGGCGCTTCCGGCGGCTGGTAG
- a CDS encoding CBU_0592 family membrane protein, with product MEYYDVIGLTGSSLIILAYFLLQVEKLRSNSITYSAVNLLGALFILYSLCFEFNLAAAFIEGVWTVISIIGIWKGLRSRRASARERAR from the coding sequence ATGGAATATTACGATGTCATCGGTCTGACCGGATCATCATTGATCATCCTCGCCTATTTTCTGCTGCAAGTCGAAAAGCTGCGCAGCAATTCCATCACCTATTCCGCCGTCAATCTGCTCGGCGCGCTCTTCATTCTCTATTCGCTCTGCTTCGAGTTCAATCTTGCGGCCGCGTTCATCGAAGGCGTCTGGACCGTCATCAGCATCATCGGCATCTGGAAGGGACTTCGCTCCCGACGCGCAAGCGCCCGCGAACGGGCGCGATGA
- a CDS encoding cell envelope integrity protein TolA encodes MHKTGILFSLLLHTAIAALMIFGPEFSTARVDLDRPAYTVNLVSLNPGRPGPAKAKPQPVETAKPTPAPEQPKAEAAPVEPAAPEPVSVPEAPKPEPPKPAAVVPQPPKPEPKPEPKPEPKPEPKPEPKPEPKQEPAKEISPKTDPKKKEPEKQPEPTKKPEPKPDKSAETAKKPEAKPAPAAKPELTAAQKKAQAEQQRKDREQQALADELASFSKDVGDIYETGQTGSGGQGGDGGSGFAAVYLDIVAQTIKKNWSFPGYGADEGLLASVEVTIEKDGTISQYRLVKSSGRESYDDSVLRAVADTERVPAPQRDDLRVIVINFNPLER; translated from the coding sequence ATGCACAAGACTGGTATTCTCTTTTCCCTGCTCCTGCACACCGCCATCGCGGCCCTGATGATTTTCGGGCCGGAGTTTTCCACTGCGCGTGTCGATCTGGACAGGCCTGCGTATACGGTCAACCTGGTTTCCCTGAATCCCGGCAGACCCGGTCCGGCCAAGGCCAAGCCCCAGCCCGTGGAAACGGCGAAGCCGACTCCCGCGCCGGAACAGCCCAAGGCGGAGGCAGCACCCGTAGAGCCTGCCGCGCCGGAACCGGTCAGCGTACCCGAAGCTCCCAAGCCGGAGCCTCCCAAGCCGGCGGCCGTTGTTCCGCAGCCTCCGAAACCGGAGCCGAAACCGGAGCCGAAGCCCGAGCCGAAGCCCGAGCCGAAGCCCGAGCCGAAGCCGGAGCCGAAACAAGAACCGGCCAAGGAAATCAGCCCCAAGACCGACCCGAAAAAGAAGGAGCCGGAAAAACAGCCGGAACCGACGAAGAAGCCGGAACCAAAGCCCGACAAATCGGCCGAAACGGCCAAGAAGCCGGAAGCCAAGCCCGCGCCTGCCGCCAAGCCGGAGCTGACGGCCGCCCAGAAAAAGGCCCAGGCCGAGCAGCAGCGCAAAGACCGCGAACAACAGGCGCTTGCGGACGAGCTGGCTTCGTTTTCCAAGGATGTCGGCGATATTTATGAAACCGGACAGACAGGCTCCGGCGGCCAGGGCGGCGACGGCGGCTCAGGTTTCGCCGCGGTCTATCTGGACATCGTGGCCCAGACCATCAAGAAGAACTGGTCCTTCCCCGGCTACGGCGCGGACGAGGGCTTGCTGGCTTCCGTGGAAGTGACCATCGAGAAGGACGGAACCATATCGCAATACCGGCTCGTCAAGTCTTCGGGAAGAGAAAGCTATGACGATTCGGTGCTGCGGGCCGTGGCCGACACGGAGCGCGTTCCCGCGCCGCAACGAGATGACCTGCGCGTCATCGTCATCAATTTCAACCCATTGGAGAGATAG